In the genome of bacterium, the window CGGCCGCTGAGGAAACCGGCACCCAACACCACGTCGTGGCCGGCGAAGGCCCGGCGGTAGCGCAGGTCCGATCCCAGCATGCGGTCCTCGTTGAACCCGTGGAAGAACTCCGTTCCGTCGCTCATGGACTCGAAGATGACAGCGTCGCGGTTGTTCGCCGTCCAGAGGGCGAAGTTCACCTGACCGCCGCCGGGCAGGAAGCCCTCGGCGGCGAACTGCGCGCGCAGGTGGTCCGCCGTGCTGCGATCGGCCTCGTCGTACTCCGGGTAGAGCCCCTCGCCGCGCCCGGCGCCCGTCCAGTAGAGTGCGAGCCCGGCGTTCCAGGCAGGGCTCGCACGGTAGTCGAGCTTCGCGGTGATCGCGTTGCGCTCCACCGCGTAGCCCGGCACGAGGCCGTCGGAACGCAGGCGGCTCGCCCAGATGCCGTAGCCGGTGGCGCCCACGCGGCCGGCCAGGCTGCCGCGCACGTCCGTCGTGTTGTCCTTGCCGGCGGACGCCGACACGGCGCCCGAGTTGCCCGGCTGCTGCGGCGCGTTCTTGGTGATGATGTTGATCACGCCGCCGAGCGCGGAGCCCCAGGTCGAGGACGCCGGGCCCTTGATGACCTCGATGCGCGCGATGTCGTCCACCGGCAGGAACGTCAGCTCGGGGAAGTTGTTGCCGAGGTTGCTCAGGCGGATTCCGTCGAGGAAGGCCGCGATCTGCGTGAACTGCGAGCCCTGGATGTAGGGCGAGAAGACGCTGCCGGGCATGCCGCGGTTCTCGACGGCGAGTCCCGTGACGGTCTCGAGCACCTCGGCCAGCGAGTGGGCCTGGAGCAGCTCGATGTCCGCGGCGGTAATCACCTGCACATTCTCGGCGATGCGGTTGATCGATTTGAGGCTGCGCGTCGTCGAGAGGACATGCAGTTCATCGGGGGTGAAGTAGATGCCGAGGAATGTCTGCTCGGCCTCCGTCACGGCGCCCAGCGGCGCCGCCTGCCCGAGAAGTCCGATGGCCAGAAGCGCCGCCGCGGTCCAGTTCGCCAATGATCTTCGCATGCCGCTCGTCCCCTCCCAACGCTGAAGTCCTATCAGGTTACCGCACCCGCGTTCCCGCCCGCAACCGCAAAGACTCGCAAGCCGCGAGGACCATTGCCATTTCTCCTCGGGGATGGTAGGAAAGTCCAATCCACGTTGTCCGGCCCGGCCGGTTTCGCTACTGCGGCGCGTCTTGGGGGTTGTGCACGCGGTGATCACAGGGCACATCCTGAAACGGCTCGTCCCGGGGGCGGTCTTCGCCCTTCTGCTCCTGGGCGCGGCCATTGCCCGTGCGGCACCAGCCGGCGGGATCCTCGTCGTCTGCGACACCGAGGTCGCGCCGTATCGCCTCCTCGAGGAGAGCTTCGCGAAGTCCAGCCGGCTCCCCGTCCGCGTCGTCGCGCCGGAGAAAGCCGGAGGCGACGACTTCGAAGCGCGTTTGCTGCGCGAGGGCGTGCGCGGCGTCCTCGCCGTCGGCATGCAGGCGCGCGCCGCGGCCGAGGGGCTGCGGGAGCTGCCGGTGCTTCTGGCGATGGTCCCCCACGTCGAGCCGTGGGTCGCCGAGCGGCCCAACCGCCTGGGGATCGAGATG includes:
- a CDS encoding TonB-dependent receptor plug domain-containing protein codes for the protein MRRSLANWTAAALLAIGLLGQAAPLGAVTEAEQTFLGIYFTPDELHVLSTTRSLKSINRIAENVQVITAADIELLQAHSLAEVLETVTGLAVENRGMPGSVFSPYIQGSQFTQIAAFLDGIRLSNLGNNFPELTFLPVDDIARIEVIKGPASSTWGSALGGVINIITKNAPQQPGNSGAVSASAGKDNTTDVRGSLAGRVGATGYGIWASRLRSDGLVPGYAVERNAITAKLDYRASPAWNAGLALYWTGAGRGEGLYPEYDEADRSTADHLRAQFAAEGFLPGGGQVNFALWTANNRDAVIFESMSDGTEFFHGFNEDRMLGSDLRYRRAFAGHDVVLGAGFLSGR